A stretch of the Musa acuminata AAA Group cultivar baxijiao chromosome BXJ2-7, Cavendish_Baxijiao_AAA, whole genome shotgun sequence genome encodes the following:
- the LOC103991953 gene encoding putative leucine-rich repeat receptor-like serine/threonine-protein kinase At2g24130 — protein sequence MATLLFLSLVLSAFAMASAAAPLQGASRDRAALLSFASAISSDPSGALAGWVSLGSDACNWTGVTCHRLKKRVVQLDLSGRGLRGVISPAIGNLSFLVVLDLSGNSLSGTIPPEIGCISRLQQLSLSKNFLVGSIPVELGFLRQLIYLDLDSNRLSGRSPRTLFCNCTSLQYVDLSNNSLSGKIPLANECRLPDLRFLLLWSNNFEGPIPTALSNSSMLAWIDFESNYLSGALPSTIFDKMPFLQFLYLSYNNLSSHDTTTDLTPFFASLRNCSHLQELELAGNNLRGHIPPLIGDISINLLQLHLDDNAISGPIPPNISNLVNLTYLNLSYNYLNGSIPPDLSRLRKLERVYLSNNLLSGDIPPSLGGIPRLGLLDISANRLTGSVPDSLSDLSQLRRLMLHKNHLSGRIPASLGNCINLEILDLSYNRLTGRIPSDVAALSSLKLYLNVSSNLLEGPLPMELSKMDMILALDLSSNNFSGAIPSQLGSCVALEYLNLSGNALQDTLPSSVGALPYLQVLDLSSNRLSGTMPDSLQASASLKHFNISFNNFSGAIPTEGLFASLTADSFQGNPGLCGSIVGMPSCGTKPARWSIALPILLTVIGTTCIICLLAYSLVRKSRTCWCSHRTSHRQSLIAAEEQKQHHPRISYRQLVEATEGFAESNLVGGGRFGHVYKGTLPDETRIAVKVLDPKCGVEISGSFKRECQVLKRTRHRNLIRVITACSKPDFKALVLPLMPNGSLEKYLNPPIESTPGLTLIQVISILSDVAEGMAYLHHYAPFRVIHCDLKPSNVLLDEDMTALVSDFGISKLVSGVNEDCNDDPESSGFHSITGLLQGSVGYIAPEYGLGGHPSTQGDVYSFGVLLLEMITGKRPTDVIFHEGLTLHDWVKGHYPRNIEVITSRAPLGQYRSTSADHKKLPRDVMAELIELGIVCTQLSPSMRPTMIDVAHEICLLKQDLARHGVEDDTGCCSTPNSSF from the exons ATGGCCACGCTCCTCTTTCTATCCCTCGTCTTGTCAGCCTTTGCCATGGCAAGCGCCGCCGCCCCCCTCCAAGGCGCCTCCAGGGACCGCGCCGCCCTCCTCTCCTTCGCCTCCGCCATCTCGTCCGACCCCAGCGGCGCGCTTGCAGGCTGGGTCTCCCTCGGCTCCGACGCGTGCAACTGGACCGGCGTCACGTGCCACCGCCTCAAGAAGCGCGTGGTGCAACTGGACCTCAGCGGAAGGGGCCTCCGCGGGGTCATCTCGCCGGCGATCGGCAACCTCTCGTTCCTCGTGGTGCTCGACCTCTCGGGGAATTCCCTTTCCGGGACCATTCCACCGGAGATCGGATGCATCTCTCGCCTGCAGCAGTTGAGCCTGTCGAAGAACTTCCTCGTCGGGTCCATTCCCGTCGAGCTTGGGTTCCTCCGCCAGTTGATATACCTCGACTTGGACAGCAACCGGCTCTCCGGCCGCTCGCCGAGGACCCTCTTCTGCAACTGCACCTCGTTGCAGTACGTGGATCTCTCGAACAACTCTCTCTCCGGGAAAATCCCTCTGGCCAATGAATGCCGGCTCCCCGACCTGAGATTCCTCCTCCTGTGGTCCAACAACTTCGAGGGACCGATCCCGACCGCCTTATCCAACTCTTCCATGCTTGCATGGATCGACTTCGAGTCTAATTACCTGAGTGGAGCGCTGCCATctaccattttcgataagatgccGTTCCTCCAGTTCCTGTATCTGTCATACAATAACCTGTCAAGCCATGACACCACCACTGACCTCACTCCCTTCTTTGCTTCCTTGAGGAACTGCTCCCACTTACAGGAGCTTGAGCTCGCCGGAAACAATCTTCGAGGCCACATACCACCGCTCATTGGTGATATCTCAATCAATCTCCTTCAACTTCACCTCGATGATAACGCCATCTCCGGTCCAATCCCTCCCAACATATCGAATCTAGTCAACTTGACCTACTTGAACCTGTCCTACAACTACTTGAATGGTTCCATACCGCCGGACTTATCTCGGTTGAGGAAGCTAGAGAGAGTGTACTTGTCCAACAACTTGCTCTCTGGTGACATCCCACCATCTCTTGGAGGAATCCCGCGCTTGGGTCTTCTTGACATATCAGCAAATAGGCTTACAGGTTCGGTTCCTGACAGCCTGTCCGATCTGTCGCAGCTACGAAGGCTGATGCTTCACAAAAACCACCTCTCCGGCAGAATCCCGGCGAGCCTTGGCAACTGTATAAATCTGGAGATACTGGATCTTTCGTATAATCGATTGACAGGGAGGATTCCGAGTGATGTCGCGGCGCTGAGCAGCTTGAAGTTGTATCTGAACGTGTCTTCCAATCTCTTGGAGGGTCCGCTTCCAATGGAGCTCAGTAAAATGGACATGATATtggctctggacttgtcgtccaaCAACTTCTCCGGAGCAATCCCTTCTCAGCTCGGCAGCTGCGTCGCGCTCGAGTATCTCAACCTCTCCGGGAATGCGTTGCAAGACACACTCCCGAGTTCTGTGGGAGCTTTGCCTTATCTCCAAGTGCTCGATCTCTCCTCCAACCGGTTGTCAGGCACCATGCCCGACTCACTGCAAGCATCTGCCTCGTTGAAACACTTCAACATCTCCTTCAACAACTTCTCCGGAGCTATACCAACCGAAGGTCTATTTGCTTCGCTTACCGCAGACTCCTTCCAAGGCAATCCAGGTCTGTGTGGGTCTATTGTCGGCATGCCCTCATGCGGAACGAAGCCAGCTCGCTGGTCCATTGCCTTGCCGATACTTCTCACCGTGATCGGCACCACTTGCATCATCTGCCTCCTCGCTTATTCACTGGTCAGGAAATCAAGAACGTGTTGGTGTTCACACCGGACATCTCATCGCCAGTCGCTGATCGCTGCGGAAGAACAGAAGCAGCACCACCCAAGGATCTCCTACCGGCAACTCGTCGAAGCCACCGAGGGTTTCGCAGAGTCGAACTTGGTGGGCGGCGGCAGATTCGGACATGTGTACAAGGGTACTCTGCCAGATGAAACGAGGATCGCAGTGAAAGTATTGGATCCAAAGTGTGGCGTAGAGATATCAGGGAGCTTCAAGAGGGAGTGCCAGGTGCTGAAGAGGACCAGGCACAGGAACCTAATCAGAGTGATAACAGCTTGCAGCAAACCTGATTTCAAGGCTCTCGTTCTTCCGTTGATGCCCAATGGGAGCCTCGAGAAGTACTTGAATCCTCCCATTGAATCGACTCCTGGTCTAACCCTGATTCAGGTGATAAGCATCTTGAGTGATGTAGCTGAAGGAATGGCCTATCTACATCACTATGCTCCTTTTAGGGTCATACATTGCGATCTTAAACCCAGCAACGTTCTTTTGGATGAAGACATGACAGCACTGGTATCAGATTTCGGGATCTCAAAACTGGTGAGCGGCGTTAACGAAGACTGCAACGACGACCCCGAATCATCTGGGTTTCATTCTATCACCGGACTACTGCAAGGCTCGGTTGGATATATTGCACCAG AATATGGGTTGGGAGGGCACCCTTCGACACAGGGCGATGTCTACAGTTTCGGGGTTCTACTTCTAGAGATGATCACAGGGAAGAGGCCTACGGACGTGATCTTTCACGAGGGACTCACCCTGCATGACTGGGTGAAGGGTCACTACCCACGTAACATAGAGGTCATCACATCACGGGCACCGTTGGGGCAGTACCGCTCTACCTCAGCCGACCACAAGAAGCTGCCGAGAGACGTGATGGCAGAGCTGATAGAGCTGGGGATCGTTTGCACTCAGTTATCTCCGTCGATGAGGCCGACCATGATCGATGTCGCCCACGAGATCTGTCTTCTGAAACAAGATCTCGCCCGACACGGCGTTGAGGATGACACCGGATGCTGTTCGACGCCCAACTCATCTTTCTGA
- the LOC135583987 gene encoding uncharacterized protein LOC135583987 isoform X1, whose translation MAEREIAVTKEALHQYIIIRKLHMELEEEREASATAANEALSVILRLQREKAAEKMEACQYRRIAEEKMHHAEQSLIILEEEMQQKEFEILILKHQIKLYKTKLLSNGIGDLGSGNVVTSEDGALVDKTGLHGYISRNISLPPLRVVKLCSETGGNENSLLAFSEQTKLKRIGDYTDQLGDKNRETPNLFRESATDDYNSEEVDGEVKYESSPRRNGCQTTSSNSPRSSGKEFSSCSQDSTLTGDALCHSNCGTKICLDAEGASSLHSQAVKQVDTMESVGDSISHDQIESRRNANHLACVHDIFEVPESDKYHTSREPNKHFLEESIKESKTSVGTEDLVSQDTVESPSRDNDWLDRVVTHSDHSSGISTPTSQPDKLSAPTKGEMLNYNSVLVDSINRTCIMRNDFEHIKFQLQQIEYEKIMKMEDSERSNEQLKLLRDIYDKLNTIECHLQSSRSKKCLQHNESQLISVIENRRSYHSQFSYVELVVILGMFILPTRD comes from the exons ATGGCTGAAAGGGAGATTGCAGTTACAAAGGAAGCGCTTcaccaatatatcatcataaGAAAACTTCAtatggagctagaggaggaaagagAAGCTTCAGCAACTGCAGCAAATGAAGCTTTATCCGTGATTCTGAGACTTCAGAGAGAAAAGGCAGCAGAGAAGATGGAAGCATGCCAGTACAGGAGAATTGCAGAGGAAAAAATGCATCATGCAGAGCAATCCTTGATTATTCTAGAGGAAGAAATGCAACAGAAGGAATTTGAGATTTTAATCCTTAAGCACCAAATTAAGTTATATAAGACCAAGTTATTGAGTAATGGTATTGGTGATCTTGGATCTGGAAATGTTGTAACAAGTGAAGATGGTGCTTTAGTGGACAAAACCGGTCTTCATGGCTATATTAGCAGGAACATCTCTTTGCCTCCTTTAAGAGTGGTTAAGTTGTGTAGTGAGACTGGTGGCAATGAGAATAGTCTCCTAGCATTTTCAGAGCAAACAAAATTGAAAAGGATTGGTGACTACACGGACCAGCTTGGTGACAAGAATAGGGAAACACCAAACTTGTTTCGGGAATCTGCAACGGATGATTATAATTCTGAAGAAGTAGATGGAGAAGTGAAATATGAATCAAGTCCACGAAGAAATGGGTGTCAAACAACATCAAGTAACAGCCCACGCAGTTCAGGAAAAGAGTTTTCATCTTGTTCGCAGGATTCAACTCTGACTGGTGACGCATTGTGCCATTCAAATTGTGGAACTAAGATCTGTCTGGATGCTGAAGGTGCTTCAAGTTTGCATTCGCAAGCTGTAAAACAAGTGGATACCATGGAGTCTGTTGGGGATAGCATTTCACATGATCAAATTGAATCAAGGAGAAATGCAAATCATTTGGCATGTGTCCATGACATATTTGAAGTCCCAGAAAGTGACAAATATCATACCAGTAGAGAACCTAACAAGCATTTCTTGGAAGAGTCTATAAAAGAGTCTAAAACTTCTGTTGGCACTGAAGATTTAGTGTCTCAAGATACAGTAGAATCCCCTTCCCGAGACAATGATTGGCTAGACAGGGTAGTCACACATTCAGACCATAGTAGTGGAATTTCTACACCAACAAGCCAACCTGACAAGTTGTCTGCACCCACAAAAGGTGAAATGTTGAATTATAATTCGGTTCTCGTGGATTCTATAAATAGAACCTGTATCATGCGGAATGATTTTGAACATATAAAATTCCAACTGCAGCAGATTGAATATGAAAAGATTATGAAAATGGAAGATTCTGAAAGGAGCAACGAACAGTTAAAGTTGTTGAGGGACATTTATGACAAGCTGAACACTATAGAATGTCACCTGCAAAGTTCCAGGTCCAAGAAGTGCCTTCAGCACAATGAGTCCCAGTTGATCTCTGTTATTGAG AACAGGCGTTCCTATCATTCACAATTTAGTTATGTTGAGCTGGTGGTCATTCTGGGAATGTTCATTCTTCCAACCAGAGATTAG
- the LOC135583987 gene encoding uncharacterized protein LOC135583987 isoform X2 → MAEREIAVTKEALHQYIIIRKLHMELEEEREASATAANEALSVILRLQREKAAEKMEACQYRRIAEEKMHHAEQSLIILEEEMQQKEFEILILKHQIKLYKTKLLSNGIGDLGSGNVVTSEDGALVDKTGLHGYISRNISLPPLRVVKLCSETGGNENSLLAFSEQTKLKRIGDYTDQLGDKNRETPNLFRESATDDYNSEEVDGEVKYESSPRRNGCQTTSSNSPRSSGKEFSSCSQDSTLTGDALCHSNCGTKICLDAEGASSLHSQAVKQVDTMESVGDSISHDQIESRRNANHLACVHDIFEVPESDKYHTSREPNKHFLEESIKESKTSVGTEDLVSQDTVESPSRDNDWLDRVVTHSDHSSGISTPTSQPDKLSAPTKGEMLNYNSVLVDSINRTCIMRNDFEHIKFQLQQIEYEKIMKMEDSERSNEQLKLLRDIYDKLNTIECHLQSSRSKKCLQHNESQLISVIEAFLSFTI, encoded by the exons ATGGCTGAAAGGGAGATTGCAGTTACAAAGGAAGCGCTTcaccaatatatcatcataaGAAAACTTCAtatggagctagaggaggaaagagAAGCTTCAGCAACTGCAGCAAATGAAGCTTTATCCGTGATTCTGAGACTTCAGAGAGAAAAGGCAGCAGAGAAGATGGAAGCATGCCAGTACAGGAGAATTGCAGAGGAAAAAATGCATCATGCAGAGCAATCCTTGATTATTCTAGAGGAAGAAATGCAACAGAAGGAATTTGAGATTTTAATCCTTAAGCACCAAATTAAGTTATATAAGACCAAGTTATTGAGTAATGGTATTGGTGATCTTGGATCTGGAAATGTTGTAACAAGTGAAGATGGTGCTTTAGTGGACAAAACCGGTCTTCATGGCTATATTAGCAGGAACATCTCTTTGCCTCCTTTAAGAGTGGTTAAGTTGTGTAGTGAGACTGGTGGCAATGAGAATAGTCTCCTAGCATTTTCAGAGCAAACAAAATTGAAAAGGATTGGTGACTACACGGACCAGCTTGGTGACAAGAATAGGGAAACACCAAACTTGTTTCGGGAATCTGCAACGGATGATTATAATTCTGAAGAAGTAGATGGAGAAGTGAAATATGAATCAAGTCCACGAAGAAATGGGTGTCAAACAACATCAAGTAACAGCCCACGCAGTTCAGGAAAAGAGTTTTCATCTTGTTCGCAGGATTCAACTCTGACTGGTGACGCATTGTGCCATTCAAATTGTGGAACTAAGATCTGTCTGGATGCTGAAGGTGCTTCAAGTTTGCATTCGCAAGCTGTAAAACAAGTGGATACCATGGAGTCTGTTGGGGATAGCATTTCACATGATCAAATTGAATCAAGGAGAAATGCAAATCATTTGGCATGTGTCCATGACATATTTGAAGTCCCAGAAAGTGACAAATATCATACCAGTAGAGAACCTAACAAGCATTTCTTGGAAGAGTCTATAAAAGAGTCTAAAACTTCTGTTGGCACTGAAGATTTAGTGTCTCAAGATACAGTAGAATCCCCTTCCCGAGACAATGATTGGCTAGACAGGGTAGTCACACATTCAGACCATAGTAGTGGAATTTCTACACCAACAAGCCAACCTGACAAGTTGTCTGCACCCACAAAAGGTGAAATGTTGAATTATAATTCGGTTCTCGTGGATTCTATAAATAGAACCTGTATCATGCGGAATGATTTTGAACATATAAAATTCCAACTGCAGCAGATTGAATATGAAAAGATTATGAAAATGGAAGATTCTGAAAGGAGCAACGAACAGTTAAAGTTGTTGAGGGACATTTATGACAAGCTGAACACTATAGAATGTCACCTGCAAAGTTCCAGGTCCAAGAAGTGCCTTCAGCACAATGAGTCCCAGTTGATCTCTGTTATTGAG GCGTTCCTATCATTCACAATTTAG
- the LOC135583987 gene encoding uncharacterized protein LOC135583987 isoform X3: MAEREIAVTKEALHQYIIIRKLHMELEEEREASATAANEALSVILRLQREKAAEKMEACQYRRIAEEKMHHAEQSLIILEEEMQQKEFEILILKHQIKLYKTKLLSNGIGDLGSGNVVTSEDGALVDKTGLHGYISRNISLPPLRVVKLCSETGGNENSLLAFSEQTKLKRIGDYTDQLGDKNRETPNLFRESATDDYNSEEVDGEVKYESSPRRNGCQTTSSNSPRSSGKEFSSCSQDSTLTGDALCHSNCGTKICLDAEGASSLHSQAVKQVDTMESVGDSISHDQIESRRNANHLACVHDIFEVPESDKYHTSREPNKHFLEESIKESKTSVGTEDLVSQDTVESPSRDNDWLDRVVTHSDHSSGISTPTSQPDKLSAPTKAD, translated from the exons ATGGCTGAAAGGGAGATTGCAGTTACAAAGGAAGCGCTTcaccaatatatcatcataaGAAAACTTCAtatggagctagaggaggaaagagAAGCTTCAGCAACTGCAGCAAATGAAGCTTTATCCGTGATTCTGAGACTTCAGAGAGAAAAGGCAGCAGAGAAGATGGAAGCATGCCAGTACAGGAGAATTGCAGAGGAAAAAATGCATCATGCAGAGCAATCCTTGATTATTCTAGAGGAAGAAATGCAACAGAAGGAATTTGAGATTTTAATCCTTAAGCACCAAATTAAGTTATATAAGACCAAGTTATTGAGTAATGGTATTGGTGATCTTGGATCTGGAAATGTTGTAACAAGTGAAGATGGTGCTTTAGTGGACAAAACCGGTCTTCATGGCTATATTAGCAGGAACATCTCTTTGCCTCCTTTAAGAGTGGTTAAGTTGTGTAGTGAGACTGGTGGCAATGAGAATAGTCTCCTAGCATTTTCAGAGCAAACAAAATTGAAAAGGATTGGTGACTACACGGACCAGCTTGGTGACAAGAATAGGGAAACACCAAACTTGTTTCGGGAATCTGCAACGGATGATTATAATTCTGAAGAAGTAGATGGAGAAGTGAAATATGAATCAAGTCCACGAAGAAATGGGTGTCAAACAACATCAAGTAACAGCCCACGCAGTTCAGGAAAAGAGTTTTCATCTTGTTCGCAGGATTCAACTCTGACTGGTGACGCATTGTGCCATTCAAATTGTGGAACTAAGATCTGTCTGGATGCTGAAGGTGCTTCAAGTTTGCATTCGCAAGCTGTAAAACAAGTGGATACCATGGAGTCTGTTGGGGATAGCATTTCACATGATCAAATTGAATCAAGGAGAAATGCAAATCATTTGGCATGTGTCCATGACATATTTGAAGTCCCAGAAAGTGACAAATATCATACCAGTAGAGAACCTAACAAGCATTTCTTGGAAGAGTCTATAAAAGAGTCTAAAACTTCTGTTGGCACTGAAGATTTAGTGTCTCAAGATACAGTAGAATCCCCTTCCCGAGACAATGATTGGCTAGACAGGGTAGTCACACATTCAGACCATAGTAGTGGAATTTCTACACCAACAAGCCAACCTGACAAGTTGTCTGCACCCACAAAAG CAGATTGA